The DNA segment GCCGCTGATTTGAAAAATGTTACTGGAGCTAAGGTTGCCATTCATGAAAAAGAAGCTCCTTATCTTTTGGGCGAAAAGAATAAAAAACGAAAAGGAATAATTGGTTTAATTTTCGGTATACTATTCAAATTTATAAAGAATCCAAACATAGCTCCTGATATTATATTAAAAGAAGGTGATTTTATTGGCGGATTAAGGGTCGTTTCTAGTCCAGGGCATACCGAAGGAAGCATTTCTTTATATAATGCAGGAACTGTCTTATTTTCAGGTGATGCAATTATAACTGATAAACATTCAAATATTAAGGGGTTTAATACTATAGCGACTTCCGATATATCGGAAGCAGTAAAAACAATAAATAAAATTAAACATTTAGAATTTGAAGTATTACTTCCAGGACATGGCAAACCTGTTCTAAAAAAGGCATCAGATAAACTTAAAAAATATAACAAAATATGATTTTCGATTTTAATACATCTTTCTTGTTCTTACCACTATTCGGTTTGGTAATAGGCATTTTGGTATCTATGTTTGGCGGTGGTGGCGGTGGCCTCTACGTCCCTTTGCTTACCATTTTATTTAATGTACCTATTCAGGTCGCTGTTTCAACCTCATTGGCTTCTATTATACCAACAACCATATTTGGTGCTTACGCTCATTATAAACAGGGGAATGTAAATGTATCAATAGGTCTAATTTTCGGTATAACAGGAATAATAGGTACATTGCTAGGGGTCTTTTTTTCAACATTAATACCACCATTCATCCTTAGGAAACTTTTTGGAACAGTTGCTATACTTTTAGTTATTCCAATATTTTTCAAAAAGAAGGAAAAAGAAAATAAGTATATTGATAATCCTGATAACTTGAAAAAAATAAATTTAACGACGGTATCTATA comes from the Xylanibacter oryzae DSM 17970 genome and includes:
- a CDS encoding MBL fold metallo-hydrolase, translated to MKINENVYLFEKIRGANSYLYISDNSDVSIIDTGMPGSAVKILSQISQMGISMEKIKYIILTHSDIDHMGSAADLKNVTGAKVAIHEKEAPYLLGEKNKKRKGIIGLIFGILFKFIKNPNIAPDIILKEGDFIGGLRVVSSPGHTEGSISLYNAGTVLFSGDAIITDKHSNIKGFNTIATSDISEAVKTINKIKHLEFEVLLPGHGKPVLKKASDKLKKYNKI
- a CDS encoding sulfite exporter TauE/SafE family protein produces the protein MIFDFNTSFLFLPLFGLVIGILVSMFGGGGGGLYVPLLTILFNVPIQVAVSTSLASIIPTTIFGAYAHYKQGNVNVSIGLIFGITGIIGTLLGVFFSTLIPPFILRKLFGTVAILLVIPIFFKKKEKENKYIDNPDNLKKINLTTVSISLIFGLLSGIMAGLFGISGTFPIIMGLYMLRFPANMVIGTSVFVLFFNAISGLFGHFAVGHINFILIILLGGSAAIGALIGPSLLKRIKADVLDKWFKILVISITVVTGLIMIIK